In Myxococcus stipitatus, the following are encoded in one genomic region:
- a CDS encoding acetolactate synthase large subunit — MKASDLFVKALEAEGVRYVFGLPGEENLDLLESMRSSSLRLVVTRHEQAAGFMAATWGRLTGRAGVSLATLGPGATNLVTPAAYAQLGAMPMVMLTGQKPIKVSKQGHFQIVDVVGMMRPLTKLTRTLVSAEHVPSAVREAFRRAEEERPGATHLELPEDVARESTEAPLLAPSAWRRPVADEGSIAQAVETIASAKRPLLMIGAGANRKLTSEMLRVLVDRVGIPFSSTQMGKGVVDESHPLWMGTAALTDGDFVHRAIEESDCIINVGHDVIEKPPFVMRDDKRAVVHLNFSSAEVDPVYFPKLEVTGDIANAVWRITQGLEGRGHWDFTPFDKARAGLEAQLQRGFADDRFPIYPARLVAEVRRALPDDGIVCLDNGMYKLWFARYYRTRKPNTLLLDNALATMGAGLPSAIAAKLVHPRRKVVAVCGDGGFMMNSQELETAVRLGLDLTVIVVRDDGYGMIRWKQGEMGLPDFGMTLGNPDFVRYAEAYGAKGHRPTSASEFGATLARCLESGGVHVIDLPIDYSDNTRALGVGEKEEEAHHVG; from the coding sequence ATGAAAGCGTCGGACCTGTTCGTCAAGGCACTGGAGGCCGAGGGTGTTCGGTACGTCTTCGGGCTCCCCGGAGAAGAGAACCTGGACCTGCTGGAGTCGATGCGTTCCTCCAGCCTGCGCCTGGTCGTCACGCGTCATGAGCAGGCGGCGGGCTTCATGGCGGCGACGTGGGGCCGGCTGACGGGGCGCGCGGGCGTGAGCCTGGCGACGCTGGGGCCAGGGGCCACCAACCTCGTCACGCCCGCGGCCTACGCTCAGCTGGGCGCCATGCCCATGGTGATGCTCACCGGGCAGAAGCCCATCAAGGTGAGCAAGCAGGGCCACTTCCAGATTGTCGACGTGGTCGGGATGATGCGGCCGCTCACCAAGCTGACGCGCACCCTGGTTTCGGCGGAGCACGTCCCCTCGGCCGTGCGCGAGGCCTTCCGTCGCGCGGAGGAGGAGCGCCCCGGGGCCACCCATCTGGAGCTGCCCGAGGACGTGGCGCGCGAGTCCACCGAGGCGCCGCTCCTGGCGCCCAGCGCGTGGCGCAGGCCCGTGGCCGACGAGGGCTCCATCGCGCAGGCCGTGGAGACCATCGCCTCCGCGAAGCGGCCCCTCTTGATGATTGGCGCGGGCGCCAACCGGAAGCTCACCTCGGAGATGCTCCGCGTCCTCGTGGACCGGGTGGGCATTCCCTTCTCCAGCACGCAGATGGGCAAGGGCGTGGTGGACGAGTCCCACCCGTTGTGGATGGGCACCGCCGCGTTGACGGACGGAGACTTCGTCCACCGCGCCATCGAGGAGTCTGACTGCATCATCAACGTGGGCCACGACGTCATCGAGAAGCCTCCCTTCGTCATGCGCGACGACAAGCGCGCGGTGGTGCACCTCAACTTCTCCTCGGCGGAGGTGGACCCGGTCTACTTCCCGAAGCTGGAGGTGACGGGCGACATCGCGAACGCGGTGTGGCGAATCACCCAAGGCCTGGAGGGGCGCGGCCACTGGGACTTCACGCCGTTCGACAAGGCGAGGGCCGGCCTGGAGGCGCAGCTTCAGCGCGGCTTCGCGGATGACCGCTTCCCCATCTACCCCGCGCGGCTGGTGGCGGAGGTGCGGCGCGCGCTCCCGGACGACGGCATCGTCTGCCTGGACAACGGCATGTACAAGCTGTGGTTCGCCCGCTACTACCGGACGCGCAAGCCCAACACGCTGCTGCTCGACAACGCGCTCGCGACGATGGGCGCGGGGCTGCCGTCCGCCATTGCCGCCAAGCTCGTGCACCCGCGCCGCAAGGTGGTGGCGGTCTGTGGCGACGGTGGGTTCATGATGAACTCGCAGGAGCTGGAGACGGCGGTGCGCCTGGGGTTGGACCTGACGGTCATCGTCGTGCGCGACGACGGCTACGGGATGATTCGCTGGAAGCAGGGCGAGATGGGCCTGCCGGACTTCGGCATGACGCTGGGCAACCCCGACTTCGTCCGCTACGCGGAGGCCTACGGCGCCAAGGGGCACCGTCCCACCAGCGCGTCGGAGTTCGGCGCCACGCTCGCGCGCTGCCTCGAGTCGGGCGGCGTGCACGTCATCGACCTGCCCATTGACTACTCGGACAACACCCGCGCGCTGGGCGTGGGAGAGAAGGAAGAGGAGGCCCACCATGTTGGCTGA